Part of the Oscillospiraceae bacterium genome is shown below.
TGTCAAGGTGCGTTGTTACCAACACCTCAAATTTGTTGCCCCATAATGTCTCTGCCAACTTAACGCCAATCTCATGGGCGATTTCGGGCGTAGCTTCATCAGGTGCGAATGACTGTATGCCGTGATAGGCTGCGACACCCTCGTCCTTGCCGAATTTACGTTTGGTGGCAAGCATGGCATCCCGTGCGGTGCTAGGGCGACAATTGACACCCGAAATATAATACTGCATATGCTCGGTCTCATTGCTCATCACTTTGGTCTTGCGGCTCTGCATGGCATAGCCGATAATATCACCGAGGTCGCTTTTCTCTGTCGCCTCTCCGGCATAGACAGGATTTGATGTTTTATCAGGGTTTTCCACATAAATGACGAGCTTGCCTAGCCACCCCTTAACTGCCCATATCGAGGTATACGCCATCAGCGGCTCATGTCACGCGGCAACATGACGGCGTTAGTAATGTCAATGATGGCACAATCTAGTTCGGCAACTACTTTGATATATCGCTCTATATCTATGCTACCCTGCAATTTCGCCTGCTGCACAATTTGGTCTAATTTGCTGCCTATGCCATTCAGCACTCTCATCATTGAAAAGTAATCCGGCGGCGGCATATCAGTGGGAATAAGGCTCTTAATAAGATGGCGCAGATATGCGTTTTGCGACATTCCGCTTTTCTTGATTTTTCTTGTCAGTCGCTTATGCTCGTCATGTTCTAAACGGAAAATAACTTGTTTTTTTCCATTCGTCATTTTGAGATTCCTCCATTCTGCAAGGGGTTTTAGGGGACGGCATACGTCCCCTAAGAAGGTGAAATGTTATCATTTCACGTTGCTTGCTGGTAATCAATCGCGCTAAAAGTTCGACTGTTCTTTAACATTCGTCGGTATCGAAAATTCCACATGATTTGTCTTGTGTCACAAGGAAGTTTACTTGCTCGTTGCGGGTAGCATCCATTTCGTTGATGCCATCGCGCCAGCCCTGCGCTACAATATCCCGTGCATCATGCGGGCTTTCCGCGTCTACTGACACATGGAACATTCGTGTAATTTTTACGATATACCGTTTCAATTTGGTATACGGCTTCATCTCATAATAACCTCATTTCTTCTTGTTTTTATTTGTTTCAATCGCTCACAGAGATACTCGTTGTAATCCGCGCCCGATGGCGGGCAACGTGACGTTACATCCACGGACGTCTGTGGACACAAGACGGAGAGTAACTCTTGAATTGCAGCCGCCGCCATGCGCCCGGTCTCGTCGTTGTCGAAACGGCATATGACGGTATGGGTATTTGGAGTGCGTTCAAAGTGCCGTTCCAATGCGGCGGGCAGCTTTTGCATTGCCTTAGATACGCCGGACAAAGACAGCAAATCGTCCTGCCACGGGTCGCGTCGGTGCAGTTTCATGAGCGTGGCATAGGATAGCAAGTCAATCGGGCTTTCAAATAGCTGTATTGTGCCGCTTGGCGTTGCGGCGGGCACACCGAAGCTATACCGCTTCTTGCTCCCACTAGCCTCGCCCATGAAATTCTCTCCTCTTGAAGCGGCATAGCGAATAACACCATTGCCGTCCTTGCCGACAAACACGGCATTGCCGTAGGGGTCACTCTCGTAAAGCAACCCCAAGTCGTGGCAATGCTTGATGATAGCCGGGTCAATCCCGCGTTTCATCAGGTACGCCGCCATGCGATGGGTGGTTTTGCTCTTGCGTGGCAGAATAAACTCTTTCGGCGATGTGTTGCACGGAGGCGACGGTCGCCCTGCGGGCGCAGGACGGGGGTAGTACAAACGCTGACCCAAAATCTGCTCGACGGCACATGACAGTGACATTTTGCGTACTTCAATGAGATAATCCAGCGCACTCACGCGCCCAAATCCTTGTGTCCACCAGTACCACTTGCCGTTGGATATTTTCAGACTGTCATGTGTCTTAGTGGTGTAAGTGTTGCTGCTCAACTGTACCAATTCGTCCGGCTCATAATGTTGGAGATAGGTCAATAAATCCATCTCCCGTGCTTTGGCAAGAGTTTTTTTGTCTGCCCAGCGGCGGCGACTCATTTTACTGTTCATAAAATTCACCGCGCTCCTGCAAACGCTCTATTGCCTGCCGTCCTCGCGTTTCGCTCCTCTGCTTCTTCAAGGTCACGCTCGTCCGGCTCACAGTCCGCCACCACAGGGTCGCGCTCGTCCAACTTCAACTCACCTGTAAGATATTCATATCGTGCTTTGGCTTCGTTAAGCATCTCCTCGTACTGGAAGGGGCGCGTCACTTCTTCTTCCGCTGTTTCAAGCTGCTGCTTGGTATGCGTGAGGTGTTGATCGGCATCTTGCACCATCTTTTCAAGCCCGTCGATTTTGTTGTCTATGCGCGTGATGTTGCCATAAATGTCTTGCCCCAACTCAATTGAGTGTGTCGCCGTGCCGAAAAGCGTGAGATAATACTTGTTTTCAAAGGTGTTGAAGGACAGCCCCATATAAAATCCTCGATATTCTCCCAGCGTAATGGCAGCCTGTAAACTTTTCACCGATTTACACATAGCCAAAATCGCGCTGCCTGCCTCCTTTTTATCGGTGTACAATTCCTTACCTATTTGCATCGTTGGAAAGTCGTTTGTTTTAGGTTGCTTGTCGCGTGTAATAATATCGGCTTTGTACCCTGCGATTTTCTCTTGCAATGCGCTGATAGTACGCGGGTAATCGGTATTGATTTTACGCTCCAACTCCCACTTCGCACTTTTGTCGCTGGCTTGCAGCATCGAGAGTTTTTGCACATCCAACGCAAGTTGGGCGTGTTCGATAAAGAGCGGGTCACCTGTCGCCAACGCTTTGATTTCGGCATAACTCAGTACAATACCGTCAATGTCAGCAGCAATACGCACAGGCGTTTTAGAGGTCATCACTTGCGAAATAAACTTTTGCTTCGCCTCAATCAATTGATACATATAGGCATCAAAAGTTCTCTCAGTCACATAACGAAACACATCAATCTCATCGTTCATGTTATCTCGGCGCACACCACGCCCCAGCCGCTGTTCAAGGTCACTCGGACGCCACGGACAATCGAGGTCATGGATTGCCACAAGTCGGTCTTGCACGTTCGTACCTTCACCTAGTTTCTTGGTACTGCCCATTAAGACACGCACCTCGCCGCTCCGCACTTTAGCAAACAGTTTCTCTTTCTGTACATCAGTTTTGGCGTCGTGAATAAAGGCGATTTCCTCTTCGGGAACGCCTTTTGCCATCAGCTTTTGCTTGATGTCGTCATAGACATTAAACTCGCCGTCATTCTTTGAGGTAGACAGGTCACAGAAGACAATTTGCGTTAAGCGTTCTGCTTTGTTCTTCTCCCAAATGTCGTAGACATTTTCGACGCACACCGCCGATTTGCTGTTCGGGTTATCGGGTAAGAGTGGATTCATCAGCCGTTGGTCGAGTGCGAGCTTACGCCCGTCGTTCGTGACTTTGAGCATATTGTCAAATTTGGGGTCTACCCCTTGCCGGATTGCTTGCGCGCGCTCGGCAAGGCCCTGCACCATCTCTACCTGCAATTCGCTTGGCTGTACCACGATATTGTGATACCTTGCCTTTGGCACGGGGAGATTGAGCATATCAGCCGTCTGAATATCGGCAACTAACCGATACAGCGACATGAGTTCAGGCAGATTGTAGAAATTCGCAAATTTTGTTTTAGGTCGAACGCCTACCCCTTCGGGCGCTAACTCCAGCACATTCACCGTTTCGCCAAACGTACTCGCCCATGCGTCAAAATGTGTCAGCCCGCGTTTTACAAGCTCCTCATATTGGAGATACCGTTGCATGGTGTACATCTCCACCATACTGTTTGAAACAGGCGTACCTGTCGCAAAGACAGCGCCGCGTCCGGGCTTGCGCTCGTTGAGGTATTGGCACTTCATGAACAAATCCGACGACTTCTGCGCCTCAGCTTGCGATATGCCGCTGATATTACGCATCTTGGTAGCAAAAAAGAGATTTTTATAATGATGTGCCTCGTCTATAAAGAGCTGGTCTACACCCAAATCTTCAAACTCAATGACATTATCTTTTCTGCCTCGTTCATGGAGCTTGGCAAGCCTTGCTTCTAACCGTCGCTTGATTTTCTCCTTCTGCTTGACGGTGAATTTGTCTGCGTTCTCTTTCTGCGCCCTTTCAATCGCCTCAGTTATATCGTCAATCTGTTGTTTAATCATGCGCCATTGACGGTCTAAACTCATAGGAATTTTTTCAAACTGACTATGGCCAATGATGACGGCATCATAATCGCCTGTGGCAATCCGCGCACAAAACCGCTTGCGGTTCTTTTTCTCAAAATCCTTTTTCGTTGTAACGAGGATATTGGCGGCGGGATAGAGCTTCATAAATGCCCTGCTCCATTGCCCAACGAGATGATTTGGCACGACCATCATGTTCTTGTTTGCCAAACCCACACGCCGCGATTCCATCGCGGCGGCAATCATGGCATAGGTCTTGCCCGCCCCGACGCAATGCGCCAGCAGCATATTTCCGCTATACAAATTCCGCGCAACGGAATCCACTTGTTGTTTATCCAGCTTTATTTCGGGGTTCATGCCGGGGAAAGTCAAATTCTCTCCGTTGTACTCGCGCAGTCTGATGGCATTGAAACGGTCATTGTAGATGCGGCACAGCCGCTCACGCCGCTCTTCGTCCTTCCATATCCAATCGCTGAAATGTTGGGCAATAAGGTCTTGCTTGGCAAGTGCCGCCGCTGTTTCGACCTTATTCAGCTCTTCCTTGCCGTCCCTGTCAGGTGGATGGAAAACACGCACATCACGGAGGTTGAGCAAATTCTCAATCAGTTTGTAGGCATTGACCTCTTTCGTGCCGTAAATAGAGATTGCTTGAACATTGTTGCGGTCAACGCTTTTTTCGCTGATAGACCATTCGCCCGTCAATTCACAGTAGCGCACCTTGATTTTCTGCCGCCCGATGTCCGATGTTTTGAGTAACTCGTATATAAATTGTTCCACAACATCGGGCGGCAGCCATGTCGCACCCAACCGCACCGAAATATCGGTGGCGGGTAGGTCTTTGGGCTGCACCGCCTCCAACGCCTGCATATTAACTGCATATTGCGGCTCATTCTCAACAAATCTTTGCGCTTGCTTCAGTTTCTCCCGCACATCGCCGGACAGATACTCGTCGGCGGTGATATAGGTTTGGCTGACGGGTTCGAGGAACATGACGCCCTCTAACGCGGCGATGACTTCATCCTCGGTCTTGCCGCAAAGTCCCGCCATATAAGGCAGGTCAACTGTTGCCCTCTCCGACAGCGACACCATCAACGCCTCATTTGCCGTGTCTACACGGGTAATCTCAACATAGGGTCGGATGGTGCGCTTACTGAACATATCAGCCTTACGCTCGAATCTGTCATTTTTGTCCAACACTTCGAGCGAGCATAGCAGCGCGTAAGAATCGTCTTGGCTAAACGCCATGCTGTTACCGCGTGAGTGCAGTAATCCATACTTTGCTGTGAAGCTATCATAAAGCGTGTTAAGCTGCGCTTGCTCGGCTACGATGTCCTCATCGGGATGGCCGTCTGACTGCAATCTGATAAGGCGGCGCACACAATCGCGCAGTTCCACCATGCCCTTGATACGGCTATCCATCGTGGCGGGTACTTCCGCCCGCTCCATACGGCTGTCTATGCGGTAATAAATAGCGTCATCCACCACCGTAAAGCAATAATTGCGGACATTCGGGTCGGCGGGAATGCTGCTCTCGTCACGCGCTAGGTCGTCTTCATCGCGCTCATGGTCTGGTATTTCTCCCTTGATGTGCATTACTGCTTCATCGAGCAGCTCGGCAAGGCCGCTATTTGGATGCGGGTGACAAGCTGTTTCGTTCACCCCGCCGTACATCGACCTATCATAGCGCATTTCGCCCAACATCATGTGCGGGTTGTCGGCAAAGTAGCTGTTGACGGCGATACCGTCCGCAGTTTTGCCGAGGTCAACCCAATCGGGGCGGAGTTCTGTCTGCTCAATATCTATCATGCGGTCGCGCTTTTGTAGGAAGATGATGTCTGTGGTGACTTCTGTTCCCGCGTTGGCGAGAAAGGCGTTGCTCGGCAAACGAATTGCGCCCACAAGCTCGGCGCGTTGCGCGAGGTATTTGCGAAAAGTGGGGTTTGTCTTGTCGAGTGTTCCTTTGGAGGTCACGAACGCCACAACGCCGCCGGGACGCACTTTGTCGAGCGTCTTGGCGAAGAAGTAATCATGGATATTGAGTTTTAGTTTGTCGTAACGGCGGTCTGTGAGTTTGTAGTCACCAAATGGCACATTACCGATGGCAACATCGTAGAAATTATCGGGTATAGCAGTTTTCTCAAACCCCTGTATTTCAATGTTGGCGTCGGGGTAGAGGTGTTGGGCGATGCGTCCTGTGACGCTGTCCAACTCCACGCCGGAGAGTTTACTGCCGCTCATACTGTCGGGCAACAACCCGAAGAAGTTACCGACGCCGCAGGACGGCTCAAGGATATGGCCATGAGAAAACCCCATGTTTTCAAGGGCTTTGTACATAGCCTTGATAACAATGGGGCTGGTATAGTGGGCGTTGGGCGTGGACGCTCTTGCGCTGTCCCAATCTCCGGGCGAGAGCGCGGCGTTGAGTTCAAGATATTCGTTCGCCCATGATGAATTGTCCGGGTCGAACGCCTGCGGCAACCCGCCCCAGCCGACATAGCGAGAAAGGATTTCTTTCTCCTCATCCGTAGCATCGCGCCGTTCAAAGGCAAGGTCATTGAGTAACTTGATGGCGTTCATGTTGGCACGAAACTTCGCCTTTGCCCCACCATGTCCGAGGTTGTCGTCGGTGATGCGGAAGTTAGCAACAGAGTGTTTGAGAGCGTTGGCAGGCTCAGACTGCCCGATAGATGTTGGCGCAGCACTTTGGGCAACATCGTCAGCCGAGGGCGCAAGGGTTGCGACCTCTTCGGATGGTGGTGTCGGCTCTTCGATGCTTTCAGCCGCAACAACCCGCATGAGATGGTCGTTTTTGGGGTCTGCGGCAACAACATGGTCAAATGCTTCACGAAGCTCATCACGAGGAATCAGCGGGAAATCCGGGTCTAAGAGTTGAACACCACTATCATTAAACGATATTATCTCATGTTCCGCGCCGTTGAAATGCACCGTATCGCCCACTTGATACATGAGCTGGCGGGGATGGAGTGCGTTTAATTCGTTCGAAAAGTTATAGCCATTATTTCGCTCGAAAATGCCTGACGCCCAACCGCCGACTGAGTTGAGTGCAGCGGCAAGACCCTCCGTCATAATCGGGCTTTTAAGTGCTTCCTCAATCTGTGGAATGGTAGCAAAGTTGTTAAGGTCAACATTTGTTTTCGATGCGGATTTTTCTACGGCATACGGCGACAGCCCCTCGATGAAGTCTGCCAGCCGTTGGGGTAAGGTGTTGCGCTTCTCGGCAGGCTCGACCTTTGCCATCGCGTCGATGAAGTCCTCTTTGGCTTTGCGGGCGGCCTTTTCTGCCTGCTCTTCGAGGTATTGCGGGTATAGCTCGGCTTTGTCACGCTCGGTCAGAAAAAGGTCTGCGGCGAGCAGTTCATCTATGCGTTTAACAAGATTGCTATAACTCACCGTTGCCGTGGCATAATTTTCATCAAGATTTTTGCTGCGGCTGCATTTTAGCCCCTTGCCGCTGTATTTAATATCAATACCATCAACTTTTGCGCCGAAAGAGCGGCCGCTTTCTTTTAGAAATGCCTCTTTTTCCTTCGCTGTGCGTTCTTCTTTGAAGAACTCGTAGATATAAAAACCAGTATTGCCGCCTTGTGCATAGCGAATTACTTTGTCTATTTCATCCTGTGTGATAAAACTAGGCTGCAGCGTTATGGCTATTGGCTCGGCGGTATAGACGAGAGGGGTACGCAGCAGCCCGGTTATGCGCTCCAGTACCTCTTTCGGTTGGTGATGATGCCAGCGAAGAATACTGCGGTCTGCTTCGTAGGCAGAGGCAAAGGCGTGGAGTTTATCGGCAATATTTTCAAGCTCATGTTGCTCTTTCAATAGTCCGATGACATCCTCTACCTCTTTTGCCTCGCTCGGCAGCAGGCTATTTTGCTCCTTGTCCGCCCGCTCATGGTTCAAGAAATACAGCTTTGAGGCAACCACCGATAACTCGACATCGTCTGCTTTATCTAAATCTTCCTGTGAGGCAAATTGCCCTTGCTTCAATAACCTGTCAACAAAGCCTGCCGCCGCAAACCACGAAATGTGCCGTGCGTTTTCATTATGCAACGCCGTATCGCCTGCGGCGATACGGATGCCATTCTCATCAAACCAAACTGAAACACGCTCATTATCGAAAAGAAAGCCTTTGCCGCCGATGCCGTATTCATTTCTGAGGAAATAACTTTTTTCTGATAACCCATAATCTTTTTTGAAGTGTGCGATAATATTAAGGATGCTGTTGTGCCTATTACTGCCGCTGGTGAGTATTGCATCCACCATTTCATCGGTAATAGAAAAAGCGGGGGATGGTTCACCCTCTGCTTCTCCAAGAAAATTCAGTTGTTGCTCTGCCGATGGTAATGGTTTTATCCGTAGATTAAGCTCTCCACCATCTCCTCCGCTCGATGACGGATATTGTTCATCCTCTGCACCCATGCTATTTGGTCGGCTGCTTTCAGCTCCTCCGTCACGCCCTCGGCTACTGCCATCCGTTTGACGGTCTGTTCCACTTGTGCCGTCGCCGTTTCGTCGATGTGAGCCAGATGCTCGTTCAGCGTCAAGGACATTTTCATGTTCGTGTACAGTATCGGGCGGTGTTCTTTTAGAAATTGGAGGCGTTGCCGTCCGTATTTGCCAAGGATTCTCGGCGTTTCGGGCGGCAGCGTCAGGTTCGGGACGAGGTAATCGCCCTCTTGCCGATAGGTCAGTTGATTCATGTGTATTGCTCCTTTCGCTGTATTTACTTTTAGTATCGCTGATAATTTGCTCATTTGCAAATGTGCGATTGCGGCGTGTCGCTGCTGACATTGCCGAATAACGTTGATGGACTTCTGTATCATTCTGCCCGCCATTTAATGCATCCATTTCCATACCTTTGGCAAATGCAAGAACCGTTTTAGATATTTCGCTCAAACATTGCTCTGCAATGGCACGGGTCGAAACACCCAGCACGGCAGTCGTTTGCGGGGTGTTGAAGTCTGCCGCATACTGAAAATCCTCATCGGTGTAATATTGCCTCGCGTCAATCCCGCAACGGGTCAAGAGCATATACGCGACACTGTTTTCTACGGCGATGTGGTAACGGGCTTTGACACTTTGGTCGTCCAATACTTCAAGGGCACTGCCCTCGCGAACAAGTGATAGCTCATGTAGGTAGTCTGTGATGTTGTCCTCAACCATGTTTCTCGCCACTGACATGAGTGCGGTGGCGAGATTGCTACTGTTCATCAATTCGCCGAAATTGTTTTGAAGTGACTCGATGACCTCGCCCTCGAAACGTTCGTCCATCTGCCAAAGCGGGACAGGGCGGGAGTTTGCGCTTCCGTGGGTGTCGGCAATGTCAAAATAGTGTTTTAACCGTTGATTGCCCTCATCAAAGACGGCGATGCCTTTCGACCCGCGATTCACCCACCGTCCGAAACGGCGA
Proteins encoded:
- a CDS encoding relaxase/mobilization nuclease domain-containing protein is translated as MAYTSIWAVKGWLGKLVIYVENPDKTSNPVYAGEATEKSDLGDIIGYAMQSRKTKVMSNETEHMQYYISGVNCRPSTARDAMLATKRKFGKDEGVAAYHGIQSFAPDEATPEIAHEIGVKLAETLWGNKFEVLVTTHLDSGCLHNHFVVNTVSFADGLRYYRSAQDYRDMQQESDKLCRAYGLSIIDNAEPGKSKHYSEWNTEHKGQPTYRTAIRADVDEAIK
- a CDS encoding plasmid mobilization relaxosome protein MobC: MTNGKKQVIFRLEHDEHKRLTRKIKKSGMSQNAYLRHLIKSLIPTDMPPPDYFSMMRVLNGIGSKLDQIVQQAKLQGSIDIERYIKVVAELDCAIIDITNAVMLPRDMSR
- a CDS encoding DpnD/PcfM family protein, which encodes MKPYTKLKRYIVKITRMFHVSVDAESPHDARDIVAQGWRDGINEMDATRNEQVNFLVTQDKSCGIFDTDEC
- a CDS encoding DUF3991 and toprim domain-containing protein, which codes for MNSKMSRRRWADKKTLAKAREMDLLTYLQHYEPDELVQLSSNTYTTKTHDSLKISNGKWYWWTQGFGRVSALDYLIEVRKMSLSCAVEQILGQRLYYPRPAPAGRPSPPCNTSPKEFILPRKSKTTHRMAAYLMKRGIDPAIIKHCHDLGLLYESDPYGNAVFVGKDGNGVIRYAASRGENFMGEASGSKKRYSFGVPAATPSGTIQLFESPIDLLSYATLMKLHRRDPWQDDLLSLSGVSKAMQKLPAALERHFERTPNTHTVICRFDNDETGRMAAAAIQELLSVLCPQTSVDVTSRCPPSGADYNEYLCERLKQIKTRRNEVIMR
- a CDS encoding TnpV protein — encoded protein: MNQLTYRQEGDYLVPNLTLPPETPRILGKYGRQRLQFLKEHRPILYTNMKMSLTLNEHLAHIDETATAQVEQTVKRMAVAEGVTEELKAADQIAWVQRMNNIRHRAEEMVESLIYG